One segment of Oscillospiraceae bacterium MB08-C2-2 DNA contains the following:
- a CDS encoding YlxM family DNA-binding protein — protein MAKNLKIAVLLDFYGQMLTEKQRGAIELYYNEDLSLAEISEHSGITRQGVRDSIKRAELQLLEYEEKLGLALRFRTIKEGLDEIIRHAGELQAAGLRSGSADELYRHTQRIIDVAGSLNS, from the coding sequence GTGGCAAAAAATTTAAAAATTGCGGTGCTGCTCGATTTCTATGGTCAAATGCTGACTGAAAAGCAGCGGGGTGCCATTGAGCTTTATTACAACGAGGATTTATCGCTGGCGGAAATTTCCGAGCACAGCGGTATTACCCGTCAGGGTGTGCGGGATAGCATCAAGCGGGCGGAGCTTCAGCTCCTTGAATATGAGGAAAAGCTTGGGCTTGCTTTGCGTTTTCGCACCATCAAGGAGGGGCTGGATGAAATCATCCGCCATGCAGGGGAGCTTCAGGCAGCCGGGCTGCGAAGCGGCTCTGCAGATGAACTTTACCGGCATACCCAGCGCATCATTGATGTAGCCGGTTCCCTCAATTCATAA
- the rpsP gene encoding 30S ribosomal protein S16, producing the protein MAVKIRLRRMGAKKAPFYRVVVADSRYPRDGRFIEEVGYYDPTKEPSIVKIDGEKVQKWLSNGAQPTDTVRALLKANNII; encoded by the coding sequence TTGGCAGTTAAAATTAGATTGCGGCGTATGGGCGCCAAGAAAGCGCCTTTCTACCGTGTGGTGGTGGCGGATTCCCGGTACCCTCGCGATGGTCGGTTTATTGAGGAGGTCGGTTACTACGATCCCACCAAGGAGCCCTCTATTGTGAAGATCGATGGCGAAAAAGTTCAGAAGTGGCTTTCCAATGGGGCACAGCCTACGGATACTGTCCGTGCGCTGCTCAAAGCAAACAACATCATCTAG
- a CDS encoding Gfo/Idh/MocA family oxidoreductase produces MRKLNWAILGPGWIGCDFAADFPHDIGNLYAVGSRSLERAQEVAKKYGITKAYGDYEELLRDPEVDVVYVATPNDSHYRYMMLSLQHGKHVLCEKAITVNGQQLREVKELAAQKGLVVAEAMTIFHMPLYEELSKIIKAGKIGEFKMVQVAFGSCKEYDVNNRFFNPDLGGGALLDIGTYALSFARYFLSSAPDSVLTTVKRFETGVDECSGIILKNKEDEMSVVTLTMRARMPKRGVVTGDEGYIVVDNYPRATKATIVYNDGTSEEVTASQERPALACEAIYMTQCVAEGRPNHTLGWTTDVLSIMDEVTRQWEASCPWAGPAQ; encoded by the coding sequence ATGAGAAAGTTGAACTGGGCTATTTTAGGGCCGGGCTGGATCGGCTGCGATTTTGCTGCGGATTTCCCCCACGATATCGGAAACCTCTATGCGGTTGGTTCCCGCTCGCTGGAAAGAGCACAGGAGGTCGCCAAAAAATATGGCATTACCAAGGCATATGGTGATTATGAGGAGCTTCTCCGTGACCCAGAGGTGGATGTGGTTTATGTGGCCACCCCGAACGACAGCCATTACCGCTATATGATGCTTAGTCTTCAGCATGGCAAGCATGTGCTGTGTGAAAAGGCCATCACGGTCAACGGACAGCAGTTGCGGGAGGTTAAAGAGCTGGCGGCACAGAAGGGCCTTGTGGTAGCCGAAGCCATGACCATTTTCCATATGCCTCTTTATGAAGAGCTAAGCAAAATCATCAAAGCAGGCAAAATCGGTGAATTTAAAATGGTGCAGGTCGCCTTCGGAAGCTGCAAGGAATACGATGTGAACAACCGCTTTTTCAATCCCGATTTGGGCGGCGGCGCTCTGCTGGATATCGGAACCTATGCCCTTTCCTTTGCCCGGTATTTTCTTTCCTCGGCTCCGGATAGTGTTCTGACCACAGTCAAGCGCTTTGAAACCGGTGTGGATGAATGCTCCGGGATTATCCTCAAAAACAAGGAGGATGAAATGAGTGTGGTAACCCTGACCATGCGGGCCAGAATGCCCAAGCGAGGTGTAGTTACCGGCGATGAGGGCTATATTGTGGTGGATAATTACCCCCGTGCCACCAAGGCCACCATCGTTTATAATGACGGCACCTCCGAGGAGGTTACAGCCTCCCAAGAGCGCCCAGCACTGGCTTGCGAAGCGATTTATATGACCCAATGTGTGGCAGAGGGCAGACCCAACCACACCCTTGGCTGGACCACCGATGTGCTCAGTATTATGGATGAGGTTACCCGTCAGTGGGAGGCTTCCTGCCCATGGGCAGGTCCGGCGCAATAG
- a CDS encoding metalloregulator ArsR/SmtB family transcription factor, whose translation MPQEKEIITCGECLVHKNLLEKAIEMMPDDEKLFNLAEIFKVFGDSTRIRIMTSLLSGEMCVCDISELLGMNQSAISHQLRLLKNHRLVRSRREGKSVFYALDDSHIFSILLEGLKHVAE comes from the coding sequence ATGCCGCAGGAAAAGGAAATCATAACCTGTGGGGAATGCTTGGTCCATAAAAACCTGCTGGAAAAAGCCATTGAAATGATGCCGGACGATGAAAAACTCTTTAATCTGGCTGAGATATTCAAGGTTTTCGGCGATTCCACCCGTATCCGCATTATGACCTCACTGCTTTCGGGAGAAATGTGTGTCTGCGATATTTCAGAGCTTTTGGGCATGAACCAATCGGCGATTTCCCACCAGCTTCGGCTGCTGAAAAACCACCGCCTTGTGCGCTCCCGGCGGGAGGGAAAATCAGTGTTTTATGCTCTGGATGACTCCCACATTTTTTCCATTCTTTTAGAAGGCCTCAAGCATGTGGCTGAATGA
- the rimM gene encoding ribosome maturation factor RimM (Essential for efficient processing of 16S rRNA), whose product MKEYLECGKIVAPQGLKGEVRVQPWCDSPEYLCQFSRLYLSGGTACLKVEKARTKGNLAILKLEGCNTIDDANNLRGKVLYINREDDPEDGGYFIQDLLGLEAVDADTGASYGKVTDIFSTGANDVYELTGEDGIKRLIPVIPQVVLETQITEGRLLIRPLEGLFDNAD is encoded by the coding sequence ATGAAGGAATATCTGGAATGCGGAAAAATTGTGGCCCCCCAGGGGCTTAAAGGGGAAGTTCGGGTGCAGCCTTGGTGCGATTCTCCTGAATATTTGTGCCAGTTTTCACGGCTGTATCTATCCGGCGGCACCGCCTGCCTGAAAGTAGAAAAGGCTCGCACCAAGGGCAATCTGGCGATTCTTAAGCTGGAGGGCTGCAATACCATCGATGATGCCAACAATCTGCGGGGCAAGGTTTTGTATATCAACCGGGAGGATGATCCCGAAGATGGCGGCTATTTTATACAGGATTTGCTGGGGTTGGAGGCTGTTGATGCCGACACTGGCGCTTCTTATGGAAAGGTCACCGATATTTTTTCCACCGGTGCCAACGATGTGTATGAGCTGACCGGAGAGGATGGCATCAAGCGCCTGATTCCGGTGATTCCACAGGTGGTGCTGGAAACTCAAATTACAGAAGGTCGCCTGCTGATACGGCCTCTTGAAGGATTGTTTGACAATGCGGATTGA
- a CDS encoding helix-turn-helix transcriptional regulator, with protein sequence MLKSYLRHRMADKSIDDISQLIEISGVSRNSINKLFRNTDLETLKLETLVKLCDALECNLSDLIEYKTV encoded by the coding sequence ATGCTCAAAAGCTATTTGCGGCATCGTATGGCCGATAAAAGCATTGACGATATTAGCCAATTGATCGAGATTTCAGGGGTAAGCCGCAATTCAATTAATAAATTGTTTCGCAATACAGATTTGGAGACACTTAAGCTGGAAACGCTTGTCAAGCTTTGCGATGCGTTGGAATGTAATTTATCAGACTTAATTGAATATAAAACGGTCTGA
- the ffh gene encoding signal recognition particle protein: protein MAFEGLSDKLAQAFKKLRSKGKLKEADVKEAMREVRLALLEADVNYKVAKEFIASVTEKAIGDEILESLTPAQHIIKIVNDELTALMGSEAAKIKFASKGPTVVMMCGLQGSGKTTHSGKLARYFKAQGKRPLLVACDIYRPAAIEQLKVVGAKVEVPVFEMGKENPVTIAKKALNHARDYGNDLVILDTAGRLHIDEELMGELQNIKSEINPAEILLVIDSMTGQDAVNVAKSFDEAMGITGVILTKLDGDTRGGAALSVRAVTGQPIKFVGMGEKLDALEPFYPDRMASRILGMGDVLTLIEKAQSGIDAKEAEAMAQKLKENSFDLNDLLDQMKQIRKMGSFGQLLGMLPGVAGKIKEEDAQQGEEQMRRVEALIHSMTPREREKPSIINPSRKKRIAAGCGQKVEDVNKLLRQFEQMQKMMKQMTGFNKKGKRKRMPFGGMGGMGNMGNMPF, encoded by the coding sequence ATGGCATTTGAAGGCTTGTCCGATAAGCTGGCACAGGCATTTAAAAAGCTTCGCTCAAAAGGTAAGTTGAAAGAAGCTGATGTGAAGGAGGCTATGCGGGAGGTTCGTCTGGCTCTGTTAGAGGCGGATGTTAACTATAAGGTAGCCAAGGAATTCATTGCCAGTGTTACCGAAAAGGCCATTGGGGATGAGATTCTCGAGAGCCTGACCCCGGCTCAGCATATTATTAAAATTGTCAACGATGAGTTGACCGCTCTCATGGGTTCAGAAGCGGCTAAAATCAAGTTTGCCAGCAAAGGCCCCACTGTTGTGATGATGTGCGGCTTGCAGGGCTCCGGTAAAACTACCCATTCGGGCAAGTTGGCCCGGTATTTTAAAGCGCAGGGCAAGCGCCCTTTGCTGGTAGCCTGCGACATTTACCGCCCCGCTGCTATTGAGCAGCTGAAAGTGGTGGGTGCTAAGGTTGAGGTTCCTGTTTTTGAGATGGGGAAGGAAAACCCGGTGACTATAGCCAAAAAGGCCCTGAATCACGCCCGGGATTACGGCAACGATCTGGTTATTCTGGATACGGCCGGCCGGCTCCACATTGACGAAGAATTGATGGGTGAGCTGCAAAACATTAAAAGTGAGATTAACCCGGCGGAGATTCTGCTGGTTATCGATTCCATGACCGGTCAGGATGCGGTTAATGTGGCCAAAAGCTTTGATGAGGCCATGGGCATCACCGGTGTAATTCTCACCAAGCTGGATGGCGATACCCGAGGCGGTGCGGCCTTATCGGTTCGTGCCGTTACCGGACAGCCTATCAAGTTCGTTGGTATGGGCGAAAAGCTGGATGCTTTGGAGCCCTTTTACCCCGATCGTATGGCTTCCCGTATTTTGGGTATGGGCGATGTGCTGACCCTGATTGAAAAGGCACAGAGCGGCATCGATGCAAAAGAAGCCGAAGCCATGGCTCAAAAGCTCAAGGAAAATTCCTTTGACCTGAACGATTTGCTGGATCAGATGAAGCAAATTCGCAAAATGGGCTCCTTTGGCCAGCTGCTGGGAATGCTTCCCGGTGTGGCCGGTAAGATCAAGGAGGAGGACGCTCAGCAGGGCGAGGAACAAATGCGCCGGGTGGAAGCTCTTATTCATTCCATGACCCCCCGAGAGCGGGAAAAGCCCTCCATCATCAATCCCAGCCGTAAAAAGCGCATCGCCGCAGGCTGTGGCCAAAAGGTTGAGGATGTGAACAAGCTGCTGCGCCAGTTTGAGCAGATGCAGAAAATGATGAAGCAAATGACCGGGTTTAACAAAAAAGGCAAAAGAAAACGCATGCCGTTTGGCGGTATGGGCGGCATGGGAAATATGGGCAACATGCCATTTTAA
- the secG gene encoding preprotein translocase subunit SecG translates to MNAPEIIGGIFLLLISIAITLLVLVQEGSRGATNALTGSSSDSYFGKNSGRSREATLGRYTKYASIAFMLITVVVYILEIAVG, encoded by the coding sequence ATGAACGCACCTGAAATTATCGGCGGTATCTTTTTGCTGCTTATCAGCATTGCCATTACCTTGCTGGTTCTGGTTCAAGAGGGCAGCAGAGGTGCTACCAACGCTTTGACCGGTTCTTCCAGTGATTCCTATTTTGGCAAAAACTCCGGCCGTTCCCGTGAGGCCACACTTGGCCGCTATACCAAATATGCTTCTATCGCTTTTATGCTGATCACCGTGGTGGTTTATATTCTGGAAATCGCTGTAGGGTAA
- the lysS gene encoding lysine--tRNA ligase, producing the protein MEPVNPQNTEEQQAPLSELLQIRQDKLAQLKADGNDPFTLTTYDRTAYAKAIVEEFEQYEGKAVSLAGRITGWRDMGKASFLDISDSSGRIQVYIKIDQVGEETYTQFRKWDLGDIVGVKGEAFRTRRGEISVKATALVLLSKSLRPLPEKWHGLKDTDLRYRQRYLDLIVNPQVRESFVKRSKIIAEIRRYLDGHGYLEVETPLLHTVAGGAAARPFITHHNALDVDMYLRIALELHLKRLIVGGFDKVYEIGRVFRNEGISVRHNPEFTLLELYEAYTDYYGMMDLCENLIRHVSAEVLGTGQIVFNGQEIDLEKPFVRLTMLDAVKQYAKVDFNEVKDVEQARALAKEHHIAFEQRHGKGDILNLFFEHYVEEHLVQPTFIMDHPVEISPLAKRKPGNPEYTERFELFVIGREHANAFSELNDPVDQRQRFEHQLAMKAAGDDEANDLDEDFLNALEYGMPPTGGIGIGIDRLIMLLTDSYSIRDVLLFPTMKPLS; encoded by the coding sequence ATGGAACCCGTTAACCCGCAGAACACAGAAGAGCAGCAGGCTCCTCTTTCGGAACTACTTCAGATTCGTCAGGATAAGCTGGCTCAGCTTAAAGCCGATGGAAACGACCCCTTTACTTTGACCACCTATGACCGCACTGCTTACGCCAAAGCCATTGTGGAGGAATTTGAGCAGTATGAGGGCAAGGCAGTTTCTCTCGCCGGGCGCATTACCGGCTGGCGCGATATGGGAAAAGCTTCCTTTCTGGATATCAGCGATTCCAGCGGCCGCATTCAGGTTTATATCAAAATCGATCAGGTAGGCGAAGAAACCTACACCCAGTTCCGCAAATGGGATTTGGGCGATATTGTCGGCGTAAAAGGCGAGGCCTTCCGCACCCGCCGGGGCGAGATTTCGGTGAAAGCCACCGCCCTTGTGCTGCTTTCCAAATCCCTGCGGCCTCTCCCTGAAAAATGGCACGGCCTCAAGGATACTGACCTGCGCTACCGTCAGCGGTATTTGGATTTGATTGTAAATCCCCAAGTGCGGGAAAGCTTTGTTAAGCGCTCCAAGATCATTGCAGAAATTCGCCGCTATCTGGATGGCCACGGCTATCTGGAGGTGGAAACCCCTCTGCTGCACACCGTGGCAGGCGGAGCGGCTGCCCGCCCCTTTATCACCCACCACAATGCGCTGGATGTGGATATGTACCTGCGCATCGCTCTGGAACTTCACCTGAAAAGGCTGATTGTGGGAGGCTTTGACAAGGTCTATGAAATTGGCCGTGTTTTCCGCAACGAGGGCATTTCGGTGCGCCACAACCCGGAATTCACTCTTCTGGAGCTTTATGAAGCCTATACCGATTACTACGGCATGATGGATTTGTGCGAGAATTTGATCCGCCATGTATCCGCAGAGGTTCTGGGAACCGGGCAGATTGTGTTTAACGGGCAGGAAATCGATCTGGAGAAGCCTTTTGTGCGCCTGACCATGCTGGATGCAGTCAAGCAGTATGCCAAGGTGGATTTCAATGAGGTTAAGGATGTGGAGCAGGCCCGGGCACTGGCCAAGGAGCATCACATTGCATTTGAGCAGCGCCACGGTAAGGGCGATATCCTCAACCTGTTCTTCGAGCATTATGTGGAAGAGCATCTGGTTCAGCCCACCTTTATTATGGACCATCCTGTGGAAATTTCGCCTCTTGCCAAGCGCAAGCCGGGGAATCCCGAATACACCGAGCGCTTTGAGCTGTTTGTCATCGGCCGTGAGCATGCCAATGCCTTCTCCGAGCTCAACGATCCTGTGGATCAGCGCCAGCGCTTTGAGCACCAGCTTGCCATGAAGGCCGCCGGTGACGACGAAGCCAACGATCTGGATGAGGATTTCCTCAACGCTTTGGAATACGGTATGCCCCCCACAGGCGGCATCGGCATCGGCATTGACCGCTTGATCATGCTGTTGACTGACAGCTACTCCATCCGAGATGTACTGCTGTTCCCAACCATGAAGCCATTATCTTAA
- a CDS encoding KH domain-containing protein, whose translation MEELIKVIVRGLVDEKDAISVTQDQPDEEGVVVYHIHVAPDDMGRVIGKQGRIAKAIRTVVRAAANRLDQRVAVEID comes from the coding sequence ATGGAAGAACTGATTAAGGTAATCGTGAGAGGCCTGGTGGATGAAAAAGATGCCATCAGTGTAACCCAGGATCAGCCCGATGAGGAAGGCGTTGTGGTTTATCACATCCATGTTGCGCCGGATGATATGGGCCGTGTTATTGGGAAGCAGGGCCGGATTGCCAAGGCCATTCGCACCGTGGTACGAGCGGCAGCCAATCGGCTGGATCAGCGGGTTGCGGTGGAAATTGACTAA